The genomic segment TAGATATTCCAAAAGGCCAATTCACAACACTTCTCGGGCCGAGCGGATGCGGCAAGACGACGCTGATGAGACTGATAGCCGGCTTTCACGAACCGGATGAAGGCAATATTTATATTGATGGCAATAAAATAAACGGAATTCCGGCATATAAACGCAATACACCTCTAGTATTTCAGGATTATGCGCTTTTTCCGCACATGACCGTTTTTGAAAATATTTCGTATGGATTAAAGCTAATGAAAACCCCAAGCAAACAAATCAGCGAAAAAGTGCAAAGCATGCTGGAGATGTTTGGCTTGCAAGGTATGGAAAACAGGTATCCGAAGCAGTTAAGCGGCGGGCAGCAGCAAAGGGTCGCATTTGCGCGGGCGTTGATAATTGGCAAGTCCATTCTGTTGATGGACGAACCGCTCAGCAATCTCGATGCGAAAATGCGGGTGGAAGTGCGCAACGAGCTAAGGGCATTGCAACAGCGAACGGGGATAACGGCCATTTTCGTCACGCATGATCAGGATGAAGCGCTCTCCTTGTCGGATAAAATTGCCGTTTTCAATCGTGGAGAAATTCTTCAGGTTGGTTCCCCGTGGGAAGTTTATTTTAAACCTGGCAGCAAATTTGTCGCTGATTTTGTAGGCGTGGCAAATTTTTTGGAGGGTGAAGTAGCGGCTGTCGAAGAACAGGACATCTTCGTAAAATGCCAAGAGCTTTTAATCAAAGTGGGCAAAAGCGACTACTCCTTGCAAAAAGGCGATAAGGTGACGCTCGTCATTCGGCCGGAGTGCATTGCCATTTCCGCGGGCGCGGAGGGCATGAAGGAAGCCGATAATGTATTGAAAGGGGTTATTCAAAAGAGCAGTTTTTTGGGGCGAATGATTCGATATTGGGTGGAAGTCGACTCCATGCTATGGACTGTGGATGACGCCAATCCGAGCCGCACGGGGCATCTTGAAGGATTCGCGCAAATTGCTTTGGACAAAAGCAAGATTCATATATTGCCGAAGTTCGACAATTAAACCCGATCAGGGAGTGGGGAATAATGGCAACCCTTTATGCGTTGAACGTCGGGCGCGGCGACTCGTTTTTTGTGGAAATTCCAACCGAAAAAAAATCATACGTGATTTTGCTCGACGGCGGCAACGTTTTTTTTGATGAAAGCGTCACTCCGCTTGGATTTATGCGCAAAAAAGGCTGGTCGTGTGTCGACTTGCTGATTTTAACTCATATACATCCCGATCATCTTATCGGGCTTTTGGATGTGGCAAAACACGCAACCGTAAAAGAGGCGGTGCTTCCCTATCCGATCTTTTCGCTTCATTTGGGTGCGATGCATCGGCCAAAGGCGCTGCAAACCGCCGAAATGCTGCAAAAATACGAACAGTTGTGGAGCGATTTGCAAGAACAAAACACCCGCATTTTTGTTCGATCTCCGTTTGGCGCAAAATCGGTTTGGCGGTTCGGCGAATTGCTGCTGCGCCATTTGGATCCGGTGGATAAAAACCATTTGTCCGCTTACAAAATAGTGGAACGACTTTCCGCATCGACTGCGGAAGAGCAGGAACATTTATGTGAAATTTTCGATGCGCAATCGAACGGGGACAGCAGTGTGTGGCTGTTGGAACACCAGAATGGCGCACACCTGTTTTTATTTGGGGCTGACGCGCTCTTGCCGAACTGGGAACGAATCACAAAACGCGAACAACTGCATCCGCATGGTTTTAAAGTGCCGCATCATGGTGTGACAGATGCGTGGAACGAACATTTGCTGCAGCTGTTATCCCCGGATTGGCTTTTAATCACAAACGACGCTAACGAATACGAAATATATCACGAAAAATGGGAGCAACTTGCGAAATCTTCAGGCAGCCGGTTATTTGTAACCGGATCGCAGTCTGACACCCAGCATTATTTATCGCGGTTACCGCAGCTTCCGGAGAGGATTGAGATAAAATGATGCCGTTCAAACGACCATATCGCATGATCGTAACGGATATTGATGGAACACTGGTTGATACGCAGCAAATGATCAGTGCAGAGAACAAAACAAAAATTTACTCCTTTCAACAGCAGGGCGGCATTGTTACGTTGGCTACAGGGCGCATGGAAGATGCGACTCGCCGTTTTGTCCAGGATTTGAATATACGGCATCCCGTTATCCTTTATAATGGGGGGAAAATTGTTGATTTTACGACGGGGCAATGCCTATTTGAGGCAGTCCTTGCGGAAGATGTAATC from the Bacilli bacterium genome contains:
- a CDS encoding ABC transporter ATP-binding protein encodes the protein MKTGENLIRIENVTKRFGNFTAINHVSLDIPKGQFTTLLGPSGCGKTTLMRLIAGFHEPDEGNIYIDGNKINGIPAYKRNTPLVFQDYALFPHMTVFENISYGLKLMKTPSKQISEKVQSMLEMFGLQGMENRYPKQLSGGQQQRVAFARALIIGKSILLMDEPLSNLDAKMRVEVRNELRALQQRTGITAIFVTHDQDEALSLSDKIAVFNRGEILQVGSPWEVYFKPGSKFVADFVGVANFLEGEVAAVEEQDIFVKCQELLIKVGKSDYSLQKGDKVTLVIRPECIAISAGAEGMKEADNVLKGVIQKSSFLGRMIRYWVEVDSMLWTVDDANPSRTGHLEGFAQIALDKSKIHILPKFDN
- a CDS encoding MBL fold metallo-hydrolase codes for the protein MATLYALNVGRGDSFFVEIPTEKKSYVILLDGGNVFFDESVTPLGFMRKKGWSCVDLLILTHIHPDHLIGLLDVAKHATVKEAVLPYPIFSLHLGAMHRPKALQTAEMLQKYEQLWSDLQEQNTRIFVRSPFGAKSVWRFGELLLRHLDPVDKNHLSAYKIVERLSASTAEEQEHLCEIFDAQSNGDSSVWLLEHQNGAHLFLFGADALLPNWERITKREQLHPHGFKVPHHGVTDAWNEHLLQLLSPDWLLITNDANEYEIYHEKWEQLAKSSGSRLFVTGSQSDTQHYLSRLPQLPERIEIK